The DNA region CCCAACCACAAAGACCCTTAAATCTCTCGGAGGCCTCTCAACTACTTCCTGAATATAATAAACTTGGTAGAGGGGATACATGTACTCCCTCTCTTCAAAGACAGCTTTAGCTGTCTCTCTATCCTTTAGAGGCACGATAAACCTGCCCCAGCTGCCCACCACTGGTTTGAGGATTGCCGGATAGCCCACTTCATCCAAAGCCTTAAGCGCAGCTTCGGATGTAAAGGCCACATGAGTTCTCGGCGTCGGGACACCAGCTTTCAGTAAGGCGAGAGTTGTGAAGAGCTTGTTTCCACAGACCAGACTTACTTGGAAATTATTGATTACGGTGTATCCTCTGCTTTCCAGTATGGCTGTTGAGTGGAGGTTTCTAAAGTAGCTGGCGCACCGTTGAAGGATCACATCCCAATAGATTGCTTCGTCCCCAATCAAAGGGAATGTGCTATCTTTGGCGTCAATTAGATTAACAGTTACACCTCTATTCTTAGCCGTCTCTAGGATGGCTTTCTCTTCCCAGCGGATTTGGTCGAAAACTAAACCTATGCTTGGCGTAGGTTACTCTCCCCAGTCTTCACCCGCTACTTGTGCCTTCTTAACTTCAAGGGGGTCAGAGTTTATGTTGACCACTT from Candidatus Bathyarchaeia archaeon includes:
- the lysX gene encoding lysine biosynthesis protein LysX, which gives rise to MGLVFDQIRWEEKAILETAKNRGVTVNLIDAKDSTFPLIGDEAIYWDVILQRCASYFRNLHSTAILESRGYTVINNFQVSLVCGNKLFTTLALLKAGVPTPRTHVAFTSEAALKALDEVGYPAILKPVVGSWGRFIVPLKDRETAKAVFEEREYMYPLYQVYYIQEVVERPPRDLRVFVVGDEVAAAIYRYSFVDMKTNIAKGGKAEECRVTNEIRELGIKVARAVGGGILGVDMMETKEGLLVHEVNPTVEFQATVSATKVDIPEYIIGYLLVKARR